From the Helianthus annuus cultivar XRQ/B chromosome 17, HanXRQr2.0-SUNRISE, whole genome shotgun sequence genome, the window aagaaataaaaatctcaaaatataaacaactaccataatatacaattacaattgcaaacgggatcaaaattcgttctcaggcagactaaggaacacttttcaatacgagcctaatcaaactggtctatgcgattgccaatatgtttgtccacttaaactttaacgctcaacttttaattttcaacttcgtgatatgcttaaggtgatattatactattatacccgtgtgtcccattccaaggcatacccccgcgatcaaggtaagcacaacgattcatcgtaacaggtgagtatactgatgtcatcctttaagatatcctgactgtgcagtctgcatgtaatctgatttatcatgttttgacttcttaacaatgaacacccaaataaatactaatcaaatcccggaaatataaacagcacacactatcatgcaagtatcttccctaccacatatttcacaagtccaatccagatttctgaaatcttaactgggagtaggttgagaaaagaacagaatagatcttttgcagagatggtataatatacagatcaaatgagtttttctcaatttgatataggtttattggggtttcttttgggcactagagggcctctttcgggtgtattagatctatagcgcgacaacgtacaactaggtcagcatgtatctggatgcagcagaagctgtcgttgcctagcacctccaggtcagcatatatctggatgcagcagaggaggtacacgactttttcagagaagatttcagaattagatcaaaattgtgtgtatcgggaaacatacagacattcaaatagatatgaactaattccaagtgactttctttcctggggtcatgcacaattttagttctaagcagaaggacaaccaagatatccccggatgattcaacaatataaagacccgaaacctcagatgttggctatctatcaatgcaagatttaagaccataaaatcatacaccgttggtatgttacccacatggtacatagttcgttatgtttatatcacttagtatcttttatcatgttgagcgtcaagcctatcaacatatcgcagtagatcctagtcttttcagctatggcaccttacatgtgttagtcaaaccctttaacacgaacatttatttcacttcccatatcatgcaatttttctttttggttttttcatttttctaatgtttttgtatttttctcattttctccccctaaacactatatatgtctctctctcctcctaaatttgtgcataaatcttggatttttgcgcaaatttaccatttactagaggaaggacactttatatacaaagttataaactaagaaaaagagaaaatatttttgtttaaccgttctgtcatcagattgaagactaatcaaattcaaatcaaagtactgaatttaaacggtaccttttgctgatcatttcttacttcttttatctcctccaaaggaaacatatcatctgtaaaaaaaatttgaactttttgcaacagtgaaatgttacccgttttatctctggaacaaccgctatcaacattccagagattgtcaacagctcctccttggttgttcctgaaaagtaaggagattagtaagacatgggtacccatgccatcgtggtcctgggtttacctgaagcatcaaaataagacacttcctTTAAACATAAGTCCCCTTTTGTCTCAAGGATTGGAGATGTAGCTGCTTTTTGTTTTGCTCTCCAAATTTGTTTAGGCTTTTCTAGTTTCTTAGAGGCCTTTGGCAAAACAGTTGGTTTATCAACCTTGTTATTTTTCGAAATTTGTATAGATTTCAAAGCTTGTTTTCTTTTTGCTTTAGCagcattccaatccccatcagaaggtttaaccttgggattcacattcttcattgccttaggtgaagaaACCTTCATTGGCTTGGAATGGTAGTTAccctttggtgtaaccctctgattttgcacaTGATAGGGTATATAGGGACGATGTGTACAATTTCTTGCAATATGACCCGCAatgccacaattgtagcaagtttGTCTTTTCATCGGAAAGACATTTTGAGCAGCTTGATTTGCTCTAGCAGGTCCTGAAGGACAAACCGGTCCTTTTTGCGCTTGATGTGCCTGCATATTTCTCTTAGACGAAGACGAATTTGGGTGCTTGTATTTGTTGTTTGCAGAAGTCTTGTTGCTCTGAGCACCATTCTTCGTCTTTCCTTCCTTATTGGAGCTTTCGATCACCTTGTCACGAGCCTTATGAGATCGTGATTGTCCTTGATGAGCAGACTTCTTATATCCCTGATTTTGATCTACTCGTTTTGGCTCCTTCTGTGTGTTGTGAACCGGCTCACAAACATCAGCACAAGAACGAGTATTAACCTTTTGCTGCACGTTTGGGCGATGAACACAATTTCGAGCAATGTGTCCAGgaattccacagttgaaacaagtctGTCGCTTCAATGTATGGAGATTCAGAGTGCTAGCAACAGTTGCTGATTTGATGGGTCTAGATAACTGAGCTTGCTTAGGTTGCTTTGCTTGTGTCCCATGTGCCTTTTCTGATTCTTTCTGTACCTGTTGATCAGAACTAGCAGAGGCATGAGATTCAGATAGATGATGTTTTTCGTCTTTTATAATTTTATCAGGATCATTTTGAAAAGACGATTCAGTTTCTGTTTTAATTCCCTTATCAGAAACATTTTCTTGTGACTTTTCATTTATTTCAActcctttttcttcttttacaaaatcaggTTCAGTTTTAATTTCAGAAGATGAAGTTTCATCAACACATGTTTCGTCAACACATGTATCATGTGAATCTACTTGAGGTCTGCTTTCAGTCACGGTTTCCAATgtggtcccactagattca encodes:
- the LOC110942917 gene encoding uncharacterized protein LOC110942917 is translated as MTEEEMMNESKMTYGSKNNKSSVHDRQVEKQKSTPLNFVPKGTIDPNVSSSCADDSFEVKCGDVHGMDVPNVESSGTTLETVTESRPQVDSHDTCVDETCVDETSSSEIKTEPDFVKEEKGVEINEKSQENVSDKGIKTETESSFQNDPDKIIKDEKHHLSESHASASSDQQVQKESEKAHGTQAKQPKQAQLSRPIKSATVASTLNLHTLKRQTCFNCGIPGHIARNCVHRPNVQQKVNTRSCADVCEPVHNTQKEPKRVDQNQGYKKSAHQGQSRSHKARDKVIESSNKEGKTKNGAQSNKTSANNKYKHPNSSSSKRNMQAHQAQKGPVCPSGPARANQAAQNVFPMKRQTCYNCGIAGHIARNCL